The proteins below come from a single Mucilaginibacter mali genomic window:
- a CDS encoding Eco57I restriction-modification methylase domain-containing protein, translated as MEPTLEEALDSRKLRGGYYTPQPIADFICKWAITEPAIRVLEPSCGDGNFVEAVIQRLLKIGVPETELFGRLKGIELLEAEAQKSKARAANYGLNSTTITNSDFFSFLATNRNERFDVVVGNPPFIRYQNFPEEHRKLAISMMQEMGLTPNKLTNIWVPFLVLSAGRLNPGGKLGMVIPAELFQVKYAAETRVFLSRFFARVTIVTFKKLVFKDIQQEVVLLLCEKQVEGVNGIRVVEVTSLEELESLDITEVQNEEVKVLEHDTEKWTKYFLDEEEICLLRRIKADPRIQLAGSLMTTNVGLVTGINEFFMITQQVAEKWNILPYTKKVVSRSAHFRGIKFTEQDLLENAAADMDSFLFLPPDEDFALLPPACQDYIRYGESMDFHKGYKCRIRKRWYITPSVYEPGGFALRQVGDYPKLIVNETNASSTDTIHRVRFQPAVDPKKVALSFLNSLTFAFSEVTGRSYGGGVLTFEPTEIGEIPLPLLTHTRIDFDRVDNLIRQRKIEEVMNIIDRELLIKQLKFTTNEVKQFRDIWKKLSGRRLNRK; from the coding sequence ATGGAACCCACCCTAGAAGAAGCACTTGATTCCAGGAAGCTGCGTGGTGGCTATTATACACCTCAGCCGATTGCCGATTTTATTTGTAAATGGGCAATTACCGAACCTGCTATTCGTGTATTGGAGCCCAGTTGCGGTGATGGCAATTTCGTGGAGGCGGTTATCCAGCGGTTATTAAAAATAGGCGTTCCGGAAACCGAACTATTTGGCCGGTTGAAGGGCATCGAACTACTGGAAGCTGAAGCGCAGAAGTCTAAGGCCCGCGCGGCTAACTATGGCCTTAATTCGACAACGATCACCAATTCTGATTTTTTTAGCTTTTTGGCGACTAACCGCAACGAGCGGTTTGATGTAGTGGTGGGCAATCCTCCTTTCATCCGCTACCAAAATTTTCCTGAAGAACACCGAAAGCTGGCAATCAGTATGATGCAGGAAATGGGTTTAACCCCCAATAAACTGACAAATATATGGGTACCCTTTTTGGTATTGTCGGCAGGCCGGTTAAATCCTGGCGGCAAGTTAGGTATGGTCATTCCTGCAGAATTGTTCCAGGTCAAATATGCTGCTGAGACCCGCGTTTTCCTATCCCGGTTCTTTGCACGGGTGACGATTGTAACCTTCAAAAAATTAGTGTTTAAGGATATACAGCAAGAGGTCGTTTTACTCCTTTGCGAAAAACAGGTAGAGGGTGTTAACGGCATACGCGTGGTAGAGGTCACTTCATTGGAAGAATTGGAAAGCCTCGATATTACCGAAGTACAAAACGAAGAGGTAAAGGTACTGGAACATGATACGGAGAAATGGACGAAATATTTTTTAGACGAGGAAGAGATCTGTTTGTTGCGGCGGATCAAAGCTGATCCGCGCATCCAGCTTGCAGGTAGCCTGATGACGACTAATGTCGGTTTGGTGACGGGGATCAACGAGTTTTTTATGATTACGCAACAGGTTGCAGAAAAATGGAATATTTTGCCTTATACCAAAAAAGTTGTCAGCCGTTCGGCACATTTCCGGGGTATTAAATTTACGGAGCAAGATCTTCTGGAAAATGCAGCAGCCGATATGGACAGTTTTTTATTCCTGCCGCCCGATGAAGATTTTGCTTTATTGCCCCCCGCCTGTCAAGACTATATACGCTACGGTGAATCGATGGATTTTCATAAAGGCTACAAATGCAGGATCAGGAAACGCTGGTATATTACGCCGTCCGTCTATGAACCGGGTGGCTTTGCATTAAGGCAAGTCGGTGATTACCCTAAGCTGATCGTCAATGAAACAAATGCTTCGTCGACCGATACCATCCATCGCGTACGTTTTCAGCCAGCAGTTGATCCAAAAAAGGTCGCACTTTCCTTTTTAAATTCCTTAACGTTCGCTTTTTCAGAAGTTACCGGACGGAGTTATGGTGGCGGGGTATTAACCTTTGAACCGACGGAGATAGGGGAAATCCCTTTGCCATTGTTAACCCACACTCGTATTGATTTTGATCGAGTAGACAACCTTATTCGCCAGAGGAAGATCGAGGAGGTAATGAATATTATTGACCGCGAACTATTGATAAAGCAGTTGAAATTCACGACCAATGAAGTCAAGCAGTTTAGGGACATTTGGAAAAAACTTTCTGGTAGGAGATTGAATCGCAAATAG
- a CDS encoding toprim domain-containing protein, with the protein MKGIGAMDFTNETFSLTQIRGLDLTYLLEMLGHEPTARKKNDTDWWYLSPLRNERTASFHVDRTDNEWYDFGQSVGGNPVDFLLRYYGCSIAEMIERINVSFSPHQLYLFQPGLQQERPRDKERLAIRFVKPLYAYPLKNYLHERSIPIAVADAYCKEVVYEIGGGTYYGLGFPNNMGGWEIRNKNFKQSSSPKDITTIRFGADSVQVFEGFMDFLSYQTLHPYQEPGKTDFVVLNGAGMFDRALPFLERHKQVGLWLDRDVTGKAYTQYALSLGSKYRDESGFYSQHKDLNEWLMNKGEVQKPRLKHGLRLTSGG; encoded by the coding sequence GTGAAAGGGATTGGTGCAATGGATTTTACAAATGAGACGTTTTCGCTTACCCAGATACGGGGATTAGACCTTACTTACCTTTTGGAGATGTTGGGCCATGAGCCAACAGCGAGGAAGAAAAATGATACGGATTGGTGGTATTTGTCGCCGTTGCGGAATGAGCGTACGGCGAGTTTTCATGTGGACCGTACAGACAACGAATGGTACGATTTCGGGCAATCTGTGGGCGGCAACCCGGTTGACTTTCTACTGCGGTATTACGGGTGTTCAATTGCGGAAATGATAGAACGGATCAATGTTTCTTTTTCCCCTCACCAGCTCTATTTATTTCAGCCGGGGCTGCAACAGGAACGTCCGCGTGACAAAGAACGTTTGGCCATCAGGTTTGTAAAACCGCTGTACGCTTACCCACTCAAAAATTACCTACACGAACGGTCTATTCCGATAGCCGTAGCGGATGCTTACTGCAAGGAAGTGGTCTATGAAATTGGCGGGGGAACTTATTACGGCCTGGGCTTTCCAAATAACATGGGTGGCTGGGAGATTCGCAACAAAAACTTCAAGCAGAGCAGTTCGCCAAAAGATATTACTACGATTCGTTTTGGAGCAGATTCGGTGCAGGTTTTCGAGGGCTTTATGGACTTCCTTTCCTATCAAACTTTGCACCCGTACCAGGAGCCGGGTAAGACTGATTTTGTGGTACTGAATGGTGCGGGGATGTTTGACCGTGCACTGCCTTTTTTGGAGCGACACAAACAGGTCGGTCTTTGGCTTGACAGGGATGTGACGGGTAAGGCTTATACGCAATATGCTTTATCGCTTGGAAGCAAGTACCGGGACGAAAGTGGTTTTTACAGCCAGCATAAGGATTTGAACGAATGGCTGATGAATAAGGGCGAAGTTCAAAAACCCCGGTTAAAGCATGGATTGCGGCTGACTTCCGGCGGTTGA
- a CDS encoding plasmid mobilization protein: protein MEAKKTGRIRIIGLRLTGDEYGVLESRWQKSTVKKLSEFVRRVLFGKVVTVKTRNASLDDFMAELVLLKKELNAIGVNFNQATHRLHTLDYLPQMEHWLVGWEHDKEVLFGQISAIKEQLSKVEEQWLQ, encoded by the coding sequence ATGGAAGCTAAGAAAACAGGGCGAATACGGATCATCGGCTTGCGGTTGACGGGCGATGAATATGGAGTTTTGGAAAGCCGGTGGCAAAAAAGCACGGTAAAGAAGTTAAGTGAGTTTGTGCGACGGGTGTTGTTTGGTAAGGTGGTGACGGTTAAAACGCGTAATGCTTCGCTGGATGATTTTATGGCGGAGTTGGTTCTATTGAAGAAAGAATTAAATGCTATCGGGGTGAATTTCAACCAGGCTACGCACCGGTTACATACGCTGGATTATTTGCCTCAAATGGAGCACTGGCTGGTTGGCTGGGAGCATGATAAGGAGGTATTGTTCGGGCAGATTTCTGCGATAAAAGAACAGCTTTCAAAGGTCGAGGAACAATGGTTGCAGTGA
- a CDS encoding relaxase/mobilization nuclease domain-containing protein: MVAVIHQSGSLRNILNYNEHKLAAGKAVCLEASGFIKDAFDLNFFDKLRRFEKLTELNQRTTVNSLHISLNFDPSEQLSDECLREIAAVYMDKIGFGEQPYLLYKHNDAGHPHVHLVTTNIKADGKAITLHNLAKIKSKNARLEIEKEFRLVPAEGRKQQQNFRLKPVDAAKVDYGKTETKRAIGNVLNKLIAEYQFASLPELNAVLGLYNIVADAGGDGSRVKLHEGLVFRILDEQGNKVGTPVKASLFHSKPTLKNLRSQFAEKTVKKEPLKPRLKNIIDLILLYGKIDLPEFVAALKKEGIDVVVRQNKDGVVYGITYVDHRQKAVFNGSDLGKGYSAKAILERCANIGASEEKKQIGEKEKMGQSRAAKEGWRSVNAGQNIAGEGKNGTGMGLIETLLDPGYQPEGMDWQLKRSKKKKNRRRLSPE, from the coding sequence ATGGTTGCAGTGATCCACCAGAGCGGCAGTTTGCGAAATATTCTAAACTATAATGAGCATAAGCTGGCAGCCGGAAAAGCGGTGTGTTTGGAGGCCTCGGGCTTTATTAAAGATGCTTTTGATTTGAACTTTTTTGATAAACTACGTCGCTTTGAAAAGTTGACGGAATTGAACCAGCGGACAACGGTAAACAGCCTGCATATCTCTTTGAACTTTGACCCATCGGAACAACTTTCGGATGAATGCCTGCGGGAAATTGCAGCGGTTTATATGGACAAGATCGGCTTTGGTGAACAGCCCTATTTGCTATACAAACATAACGATGCGGGGCATCCTCATGTGCATTTGGTGACGACCAATATTAAGGCGGATGGCAAAGCGATTACGCTGCATAACCTCGCCAAAATCAAATCGAAAAACGCACGGCTGGAAATTGAAAAAGAGTTCCGGTTAGTACCGGCAGAGGGTCGTAAACAGCAGCAAAATTTTCGGCTCAAACCGGTTGATGCGGCAAAGGTGGATTACGGTAAAACGGAAACGAAAAGGGCCATCGGCAATGTGTTGAATAAGCTGATTGCCGAGTACCAGTTTGCTTCTTTGCCGGAATTAAACGCGGTGCTGGGCTTATACAATATTGTTGCAGATGCAGGTGGTGACGGTAGCCGGGTCAAACTACATGAGGGGTTGGTATTTCGCATTTTGGATGAGCAAGGCAATAAGGTGGGCACGCCAGTTAAGGCAAGCCTTTTTCATAGTAAGCCAACACTTAAAAATTTACGGAGCCAGTTTGCTGAAAAGACAGTTAAGAAAGAGCCGTTAAAACCGCGCCTTAAAAATATAATTGACCTGATCCTATTGTATGGGAAGATTGATTTGCCAGAGTTCGTTGCGGCATTGAAGAAAGAGGGGATTGATGTCGTGGTACGGCAAAATAAGGATGGGGTGGTTTATGGAATTACTTATGTGGACCATCGGCAAAAGGCGGTGTTTAACGGTAGTGATTTAGGAAAAGGATATAGTGCCAAAGCTATCCTGGAACGCTGCGCAAACATTGGGGCAAGTGAGGAAAAAAAACAAATCGGCGAAAAGGAAAAAATGGGGCAAAGCAGGGCGGCAAAAGAGGGTTGGCGTAGCGTAAATGCGGGTCAAAATATCGCTGGCGAGGGGAAAAATGGTACGGGCATGGGGTTAATTGAAACCTTGCTCGATCCGGGATACCAACCGGAGGGAATGGACTGGCAATTGAAGCGGTCGAAGAAGAAAAAGAACCGGAGGCGCTTGTCGCCGGAGTGA
- the mobC gene encoding conjugal transfer protein MobC: MSTTGENDQAMRKILDMTRLISIAVLVIHFYKECYGAFAGWHLVAPLSDRLLGNIVRTGLFSNFYKSKLISLGFLVIALIGVKGKKDEKQSYKTALLYLVTGLFFFLTSYFFLLVRAKLEVVAVLYVGVTGLGYLLFLSGGTMVSRIIQDKLSNDIFNRENETFPQEERLLENEYSVNLPMRYQLKGKRRNGWLNLINPFRSVLVTGGAGAGKSYFVIRHIITQHISKGFAMMAYDFKFDDLSKIVYNTFLKYRHLYPPQTQCYFINFDRLLNRCNPLEPDSMLDITDAVESARTILIGLNREWNKRQGDFFVESPINLLTAVIWFLRKYNDGEFCTLPHAIELIQCDYDKLFTVLRTEQEVDALINPFVSAYMRDAIEQLEGQIASAKVTLARLSSPQLYYVLSGNDFTLDINNPEEPKLLCIGNNPQKIQIYGAVISLYINRLIKLVNKKDQRKCSLVFDELPTVDISNIDVLIATARSNKVATCLGIQDFSQLRKDYGKERADVIVNSVGNVVAGQSTGDTAKNISDRIGRIMQDRESLSINRTDTSISKSKQLEAAVPPSRISSLSSGEFVGMVADNPDCKIELKAFHCEIVNDHEALNKEIAGYMEIPDVRLINNAIVQRNYLQIKQDVQELIQEVMEQLLSDPASIHLVIKK; encoded by the coding sequence ATGTCAACTACGGGAGAAAACGATCAGGCGATGCGCAAGATCCTGGATATGACCAGGCTGATTAGTATAGCGGTTTTGGTTATACATTTTTACAAGGAGTGTTACGGGGCTTTTGCGGGTTGGCATTTGGTTGCGCCGCTATCGGACAGGTTGCTGGGCAATATCGTGCGGACGGGGTTGTTCAGCAATTTCTATAAGTCGAAGCTAATAAGCTTGGGCTTCCTGGTGATCGCGTTGATCGGGGTTAAGGGGAAGAAGGATGAGAAGCAGAGTTATAAAACGGCATTGCTGTACCTGGTAACCGGCTTGTTTTTTTTCCTCACCAGCTACTTTTTCCTGTTGGTGAGGGCCAAGTTGGAAGTGGTAGCAGTCCTGTATGTGGGCGTAACGGGATTGGGCTACCTGCTTTTTTTAAGCGGTGGTACGATGGTCTCGCGAATCATCCAGGATAAGCTATCCAATGATATTTTCAATAGGGAGAACGAGACATTCCCGCAGGAGGAAAGGCTTTTAGAAAACGAATATTCGGTGAACCTGCCGATGCGGTACCAGTTGAAGGGTAAGAGGCGAAATGGCTGGCTTAACCTGATCAATCCTTTCCGTTCGGTATTGGTGACCGGGGGTGCGGGCGCGGGTAAATCTTACTTTGTGATCCGCCATATTATCACGCAGCATATCAGCAAGGGATTTGCGATGATGGCCTATGATTTCAAGTTCGATGACCTGTCGAAGATCGTTTACAATACCTTCCTGAAATACCGGCATTTATACCCGCCGCAAACGCAGTGTTACTTTATCAATTTTGACCGGCTTCTAAACCGCTGTAATCCATTGGAGCCGGACTCTATGCTGGATATTACGGATGCGGTGGAATCGGCGCGAACGATCCTGATCGGGTTGAACCGGGAATGGAATAAAAGACAAGGCGACTTCTTCGTGGAAAGCCCGATAAATTTGTTGACAGCAGTAATCTGGTTTCTTCGGAAGTATAACGATGGGGAGTTTTGTACGTTGCCGCACGCCATTGAGCTGATCCAATGTGATTATGATAAACTGTTTACGGTATTGCGTACCGAACAGGAGGTTGACGCGCTGATCAACCCTTTCGTTAGCGCCTATATGCGGGATGCGATTGAGCAGCTAGAGGGGCAGATCGCTTCGGCGAAAGTAACCCTGGCAAGGTTGTCCTCACCGCAATTGTATTATGTGCTATCGGGTAATGATTTTACGCTGGATATCAATAACCCGGAAGAGCCGAAGCTACTTTGCATTGGCAACAACCCACAAAAAATACAGATCTATGGCGCAGTAATTTCCCTTTATATCAACCGGCTCATTAAACTGGTCAATAAAAAGGATCAGCGAAAATGCAGCCTGGTATTTGATGAATTACCGACGGTAGATATAAGTAACATCGATGTGCTGATCGCGACCGCGCGAAGCAACAAGGTAGCGACATGCCTGGGTATCCAGGACTTTAGCCAGTTGCGCAAGGATTATGGCAAAGAGCGCGCGGATGTGATTGTGAACTCAGTGGGTAACGTAGTAGCCGGGCAGAGCACGGGCGACACGGCGAAAAATATTTCAGACCGCATTGGGCGGATCATGCAGGACAGGGAAAGCTTATCGATCAACCGCACAGATACCTCGATCAGCAAATCCAAGCAGTTAGAGGCGGCGGTACCGCCCTCCCGGATTTCTTCTCTCAGTTCTGGTGAGTTTGTGGGGATGGTTGCTGATAACCCGGACTGTAAAATAGAGTTAAAAGCCTTTCATTGCGAGATCGTCAATGACCATGAAGCGCTAAATAAGGAGATCGCGGGCTATATGGAAATACCGGATGTGCGTTTAATTAATAACGCCATTGTGCAGCGGAATTATTTACAGATCAAGCAGGATGTACAGGAGTTGATTCAGGAAGTGATGGAGCAGTTGCTAAGTGATCCTGCTTCAATTCATTTGGTCATCAAAAAATGA
- a CDS encoding ATP-dependent endonuclease → MPPGNPDAKLLVVGPTTDRIKCAYHMKLKKIKVKNFRLLRDFQMDMEDDLSLVIGKNNCGKTSLIAVMQKFIGDRSIVKDFSCDDFNIDFQKFLKAVVESAVDPEKVFMGISLKLFIEYSEKDDLSNISDLLLDLDPANKIVVLTYELVLSEDNLKQFRADYLAYQVERIVKLDEKLVLDPEGDAAANELIKKLKAQKKSALFFEFFKANLHQYFKPKRKILWYDLATGTEVEDNFMDITDEKIKLDKLINLRVISARRDVSNKETDKTLSVLSSKYYEKRENLKVGEEAIKRFRDTLTDTDDQLDGVYELLFEKVIEKVDKFGGIRHGDSVIKIISTLQQRNLLSGNTTVMYDHNSEHALPENYNGLGYMNLIGMIFEIEVLLTDFRKEQFPDEKPADINLLFIEEPEAHTHPQMQYVFIKNIRNILIDASLGMDGGGTPFNLQTIITTHSSHIAAESRFNDIKYFTKNGLNHVIAKNLQDLEKEYEKDGESENFKFLKQYLTLNRAELFFADKAIFIEGDTERILLPAMMKKIDQEHPDNPLLSQNISIVEVGAYSHIFEKFIHFIGVKSLIISDLDAGKKIMDDGKEKTVKCALNDPDVSVTTNASLKYFHRGQTSITYYLKLTTEYKILRKKLKAGIPRWVSNRAGSLLMVYQVSETNQGGSVYHPRSFEDAFFHHNRQFIVDNKDNFKSLKNIKYLGDATKSSYELAESCVGSKPSFAIEVLLNSKEDGHKKEFANWETPEYIKEGLLWIKKK, encoded by the coding sequence ATGCCGCCCGGCAATCCGGACGCAAAATTGTTAGTGGTTGGCCCTACGACCGACCGAATCAAATGCGCTTATCACATGAAACTCAAAAAAATAAAAGTTAAAAACTTTCGACTGCTCCGCGATTTTCAAATGGACATGGAGGACGACCTATCGCTTGTGATCGGCAAAAACAACTGCGGCAAAACCTCCTTGATTGCCGTTATGCAGAAGTTTATTGGAGACCGCTCGATTGTAAAAGATTTCTCCTGCGACGATTTTAATATTGATTTCCAGAAATTCTTGAAGGCTGTTGTTGAATCGGCCGTTGATCCGGAAAAAGTGTTCATGGGTATTTCTTTAAAATTATTTATTGAATATTCAGAGAAAGATGATTTATCCAATATCAGCGACCTACTGTTGGATCTCGACCCGGCTAATAAAATAGTTGTGTTGACGTACGAGCTCGTACTTTCTGAAGATAATCTTAAACAATTCCGCGCTGATTATTTAGCCTACCAGGTTGAGCGGATCGTAAAATTAGATGAAAAACTTGTCTTAGATCCCGAAGGTGACGCGGCGGCAAACGAGCTCATCAAAAAATTAAAAGCGCAGAAAAAATCTGCCTTATTCTTTGAGTTTTTTAAAGCTAACCTGCATCAATATTTCAAACCAAAAAGAAAGATACTTTGGTATGACCTGGCCACCGGTACTGAAGTGGAAGACAATTTTATGGATATTACGGACGAGAAGATCAAGTTAGATAAATTGATCAATCTCAGGGTAATTAGTGCACGCCGGGACGTATCTAATAAAGAAACCGACAAGACCTTATCTGTACTTTCCTCAAAATATTATGAAAAAAGAGAGAATCTTAAAGTCGGGGAAGAAGCGATCAAACGATTTAGGGATACGCTAACCGATACAGATGACCAACTGGACGGCGTTTATGAATTGCTGTTTGAAAAGGTCATTGAAAAGGTGGATAAATTCGGCGGCATAAGGCATGGTGATTCTGTAATTAAGATCATATCCACCCTCCAGCAGCGAAATTTATTAAGTGGAAATACGACCGTGATGTACGATCATAATTCGGAGCACGCCTTGCCGGAGAATTACAATGGCCTCGGTTATATGAACCTTATCGGAATGATCTTTGAAATCGAGGTTTTGCTAACGGATTTCCGAAAGGAACAATTTCCGGACGAGAAGCCAGCAGATATCAACCTTTTATTTATCGAGGAACCGGAAGCACATACGCACCCTCAGATGCAATATGTGTTTATCAAGAATATCAGAAATATCCTGATCGACGCCAGTTTGGGAATGGACGGTGGCGGCACCCCATTTAATTTACAAACGATTATCACTACCCACTCCTCGCATATAGCGGCGGAGAGCCGCTTTAATGATATTAAATATTTTACTAAAAATGGTTTAAACCACGTCATTGCAAAGAATCTACAGGATTTGGAAAAAGAGTATGAAAAGGACGGAGAATCGGAAAATTTCAAGTTTCTGAAGCAATACCTCACCTTAAACCGTGCAGAACTATTTTTCGCTGACAAAGCCATCTTCATTGAAGGTGACACAGAACGGATTCTACTGCCGGCGATGATGAAAAAAATTGATCAGGAACATCCGGATAATCCCTTATTGTCTCAGAATATTTCTATTGTGGAGGTCGGTGCTTACAGTCATATCTTTGAAAAGTTCATCCATTTCATCGGCGTTAAATCTTTGATCATTTCCGACCTGGACGCCGGGAAAAAGATAATGGATGATGGCAAAGAAAAAACCGTCAAATGTGCTTTAAATGATCCTGATGTCAGTGTTACCACTAACGCTTCCTTAAAATACTTTCATCGCGGCCAGACCTCGATCACCTATTATTTAAAGCTTACGACTGAATATAAAATATTGCGAAAAAAGCTGAAAGCTGGCATCCCTCGTTGGGTTTCAAACCGTGCAGGCAGCCTGTTAATGGTTTATCAGGTTTCAGAAACCAACCAGGGCGGTTCGGTATATCATCCGCGGAGTTTTGAAGATGCTTTCTTTCACCATAACAGACAGTTTATTGTGGACAATAAAGACAATTTCAAAAGCTTAAAAAACATCAAGTATTTAGGGGATGCCACAAAGAGTAGCTACGAGCTGGCAGAAAGTTGTGTCGGCAGTAAACCCTCGTTTGCCATTGAAGTACTGCTTAATAGTAAGGAGGATGGCCACAAAAAAGAGTTTGCGAATTGGGAAACGCCGGAATATATCAAGGAGGGCCTGCTATGGATAAAGAAAAAATAG
- a CDS encoding UvrD-helicase domain-containing protein: protein MDKEKIEPEVLQILGHIEKGENFLLSGGAGSGKTYSLVQVIKSVIEADPHSKVACMTYTNAAVREIESRVDHPNLLVSTIHDFLWGVIGKYQKELKKELINLLNSDHAGFKLPEAPVPNDYFDALEDGITYKEWTRLTLGEISHDEVLELANVMFKNYPLLCSILKDKFKYIFIDEYQDTSPLIVETLLIHLQQSLKKNVIGFFGDAMQSIYDEDGIGNLDEYLAAELVVEVQKKQNRRNPLAIITLANDLRTDGLEQEPSKDMKAPNMKDGVVKQGSIRFYHAASYDEDKIRAILGWDFENAEQTKALFLTHNLIAPKAGFVELMLIYDKDPIIGLKKDILNKIKDNNKRGVTNPVITEGMTFDQVVDLFQLKNIRRQLKKDIILSSVPDLYNQLKDLHWEVMRKIYIEKEELIDDKKQDAREEKKKGSKRDRLIRHLFKIEDTLHYYRKKNYREFLKRTEFRIRTNKDKVQLKNFIETLETMADASIEDVINYAAKTGVCVKDDHLDLFIENNSYLYGRVKQVKYGQFKALYQYLEGHTPFSTQHKTKGAEFENVLVVMDNGNWNDYNFEYLFTDRTDKESVLDRTQKIFYVCCTRAKENLVIFYIMPQDNIAVKEKIIKKAQQWFGVDNVIPLL, encoded by the coding sequence ATGGATAAAGAAAAAATAGAGCCGGAAGTCCTCCAAATTCTTGGTCACATTGAAAAGGGTGAGAATTTCCTGCTCAGCGGCGGTGCCGGGAGCGGAAAGACCTATTCTCTTGTGCAGGTGATCAAGTCGGTCATTGAGGCCGACCCGCACTCAAAAGTTGCCTGTATGACCTATACCAACGCTGCCGTAAGGGAGATCGAAAGCCGGGTGGATCACCCCAACTTACTGGTGTCTACCATTCACGATTTTTTATGGGGTGTTATAGGCAAGTATCAGAAAGAGCTTAAAAAGGAACTGATCAATTTGTTGAACAGCGATCATGCCGGTTTTAAATTACCGGAGGCGCCTGTTCCAAATGACTACTTTGATGCCTTGGAAGACGGCATTACTTACAAGGAATGGACCAGGTTGACCCTGGGGGAAATATCTCATGACGAAGTGTTGGAACTGGCGAATGTGATGTTCAAAAACTATCCGCTTTTGTGTAGCATCTTGAAGGATAAGTTTAAATACATCTTTATCGATGAATACCAGGACACCAGTCCATTGATCGTAGAAACACTGTTAATCCATCTGCAGCAAAGCTTAAAAAAGAATGTGATCGGATTTTTTGGTGATGCGATGCAATCCATTTATGATGAAGATGGGATCGGCAATCTCGATGAGTATCTGGCGGCCGAACTTGTGGTCGAGGTACAGAAAAAACAAAATCGCCGTAACCCCCTGGCGATCATTACGCTGGCTAATGACCTCCGGACGGATGGACTGGAACAAGAACCGTCCAAAGATATGAAAGCACCCAATATGAAAGATGGCGTGGTCAAGCAAGGCTCAATCCGGTTTTACCATGCGGCAAGCTATGATGAGGATAAAATCAGGGCTATTTTAGGCTGGGACTTTGAAAATGCCGAACAAACCAAAGCGTTATTTTTGACCCACAATCTGATCGCGCCCAAAGCGGGATTTGTCGAGCTTATGCTCATTTATGATAAAGATCCCATTATCGGGTTAAAAAAAGACATCCTCAATAAGATCAAGGATAATAACAAGCGCGGCGTAACTAACCCGGTGATAACGGAAGGAATGACATTCGACCAGGTAGTTGATTTATTTCAGCTGAAAAATATCAGGCGGCAGTTGAAAAAGGACATCATTCTTTCATCTGTACCAGACTTGTATAATCAATTAAAAGATCTACACTGGGAGGTGATGCGTAAAATTTACATCGAAAAGGAAGAGCTTATCGATGATAAAAAACAAGATGCCCGGGAGGAAAAAAAGAAGGGCTCCAAAAGAGACAGGCTAATCCGGCATCTGTTTAAAATAGAAGATACCCTGCATTACTATCGTAAGAAGAACTATCGTGAATTCCTAAAGCGTACCGAGTTTCGAATCCGGACGAACAAAGATAAAGTTCAGTTAAAGAATTTTATAGAAACATTGGAAACGATGGCTGACGCGTCTATAGAAGATGTTATTAATTACGCAGCCAAAACCGGCGTTTGTGTGAAGGATGATCATCTCGATCTGTTTATCGAAAACAATAGTTATTTATATGGCAGGGTCAAACAGGTGAAATACGGTCAGTTTAAAGCCCTGTATCAATATCTGGAAGGTCACACACCCTTTTCCACGCAGCACAAAACTAAGGGTGCTGAATTTGAAAATGTTTTGGTCGTGATGGATAATGGTAATTGGAACGATTACAATTTTGAATACCTTTTTACAGACCGGACAGATAAAGAGAGCGTATTGGACCGGACGCAAAAAATATTCTATGTGTGTTGCACCCGTGCAAAGGAAAACCTGGTTATTTTCTATATCATGCCTCAAGATAATATCGCGGTTAAAGAAAAGATCATTAAAAAGGCGCAGCAATGGTTCGGCGTGGATAATGTTATCCCTTTACTATAA